Proteins from a genomic interval of Drosophila melanogaster chromosome 2R:
- the GstE1 gene encoding glutathione S transferase E1: protein MSSSGIVLYGTDLSPCVRTVKLTLKVLNLDYEYKEVNLQAGEHLSEEYVKKNPQHTVPMLDDNGTFIWDSHAIAAYLVDKYAKSDELYPKDLAKRAIVNQRLFFDASVIYASIANVSRPFWINGVTEVPQEKLDAVHQGLKLLETFLGNSPYLAGDSLTLADLSTGPTVSAVPAAVDIDPATYPKVTAWLDRLNKLPYYKEINEAPAQSYVAFLRSKWTKLGDK, encoded by the coding sequence ATGTCGAGCTCTGGAATTGTACTCTATGGGACAGATCTCAGTCCCTGTGTGAGGACCGTCAAACTTACCCTAAAGGTCCTGAATCTGGACTACGAGTACAAGGAGGTGAATCTTCAGGCGGGCGAGCACCTGAGCGAGGAATATGTGAAGAAGAATCCCCAACACACGGTACCGATGCTCGATGATAATGGCACTTTCATCTGGGACTCCCATGCCATTGCCGCCTACTTGGTGGACAAGTATGCCAAGTCGGATGAGCTGTATCCCAAGGATCTGGCCAAGCGTGCGATCGTCAATCAGCGTCTCTTCTTCGATGCCAGTGTAATCTATGCCAGTATAGCCAATGTCAGCCGCCCGTTTTGGATAAACGGTGTTACCGAAGTGCCCCAGGAAAAACTGGACGCCGTACACCAGGGTCTGAAGCTGCTGGAGACGTTCCTGGGCAACAGCCCCTACCTGGCCGGCGATTCGCTAACCCTAGCCGATCTGTCCACCGGACCCACTGTAAGCGCCGTGCCCGCTGCCGTGGACATAGATCCTGCTACATATCCCAAGGTCACCGCCTGGTTGGATcgcctcaataagctgccctACTACAAGGAGATCAACGAAGCTCCGGCCCAGAGCTACGTCGCCTTCCTGCGCAGCAAGTGGACCAAGCTGGGCGACAAGTGA
- the GstE2 gene encoding glutathione S transferase E2, translated as MSDKLVLYGMDISPPVRACKLTLRALNLDYEYKEMDLLAGDHFKDAFLKKNPQHTVPLLEDNGALIWDSHAIVCYLVDKYANSDELYPRDLVLRAQVDQRLFFDASILFMSLRNVSIPYFLRQVSLVPKEKVDNIKDAYGHLENFLGDNPYLTGSQLTIADLCCGATASSLAAVLDLDELKYPKVAAWFERLSKLPHYEEDNLRGLKKYINLLKPVLNLEQ; from the coding sequence ATGTCGGATAAATTGGTTTTGTATGGCATGGATATTAGTCCTCCTGTTCGCGCTTGCAAGCTGACCTTGCGGGCCTTAAACTTGGACTACGAATACAAGGAAATGGATCTACTGGCAGGAGATCACTTTAAGGATGCGTTCCTCAAAAAGAACCCGCAGCACACCGTACCACTCCTCGAAGATAATGGTGCCCTTATCTGGGATTCACATGCTATTGTCTGCTACCTGGTGGACAAGTATGCCAATTCGGATGAGCTATATCCCAGGGATCTGGTGTTGCGCGCCCAGGTGGATCAGCGTTTGTTCTTTGATGCCAGCATTCTGTTTATGTCGCTGCGAAATGTCAGTATACCCTATTTTCTTCGCCAAGTAAGCCTGGTACCCAAGGAGAAGGTGGACAACATTAAAGATGCATATGGCCATTTGGAGAACTTTCTAGGGGATAATCCCTATTTGACCGGGTCGCAACTGACCATAGCTGATTTATGCTGCGGAGCTACTGCATCCTCGCTGGCCGCTGTTCTTGATCTGGATGAGTTAAAGTATCCAAAGGTGGCTGCTTGGTTCGAACGACTCTCTAAGTTGCCCCACTATGAGGAAGACAATCTGCGGGGCTTGAAGAAGTATATCAATTTATTGAAACCCGTATTAAATCTGGAGCAATAg
- the GstE3 gene encoding glutathione S transferase E3 produces the protein MGKLTLYGIDGSPPVRSVLLTLRALNLDFDYKIVNLMEKEHLKPEFLKINPLHTVPALDDNGFYLADSHAINSYLVSKYGRNDSLYPKDLKKRAIVDQRLHYDSSVVTSTGRAITFPLFWENKTEIPQARIDALEGVYKSLNLFLENGNYLAGDNLTIADFHVIAGLTGFFVFLPVDATKYPELAAWIKRIKELPYYEEANGSRAAQIIEFIKSKKFTIV, from the coding sequence ATGGGAAAACTTACGCTTTACGGAATCGACGGTAGTCCTCCGGTCCGTTCGGTGctgctcacgctgagagcctTGAATTTGGACTTCGACTACAAGATCGTCAATCTGATGGAGAAGGAGCACCTGAAGCCAGAGTTCCTCAAGATCAATCCCCTGCACACCGTGCCCGCTCTGGATGATAATGGTTTCTATTTGGCCGACAGCCATGCTATTAACTCCTACCTGGTGAGCAAGTACGGCCGGAATGATTCTCTATACCCCAAGGATCTGAAGAAGCGAGCCATTGTCGATCAGCGTCTGCACTACGACTCCAGCGTGGTGACCTCGACAGGAAGGGCTATCACCTTTCCGCTCTTCTGGGAGAACAAGACGGAGATTCCACAGGCGAGGATCGATGCCCTGGAGGGTGTCTACAAGTCCCTCAATCTGTTTCTGGAGAATGGCAATTATCTGGCCGGCGACAACCTGACCATTGCCGATTTCCACGTCATCGCCGGCTTGACAGGATTTTTCGTGTTCCTGCCTGTAGATGCCACTAAGTATCCCGAGCTGGCTGCCTGGATCAAGCGCATCAAGGAGCTGCCATACTACGAGGAAGCGAATGGCTCTCGTGCTGCCCAAATCATCGAGTTCATCAAGAGCAAAAAGTTCACTATTGTTTAA
- the GstE4 gene encoding glutathione S transferase E4, with translation MGKISLYGLDASPPTRACLLTLKALDLPFEFVFVNLFEKENFSEDFSKKNPQHTVPLLQDDDACIWDSHAIMAYLVEKYAPSDELYPKDLLQRAKVDQLMHFESGVIFESALRRLTRPVLFFGEPTLPRNQVDHILQVYDFVETFLDDHDFVAGDQLTIADFSIVSTITSIGVFLELDPAKYPKIAAWLERLKELPYYEEANGKGAAQFVELLRSKNFTIVS, from the coding sequence ATGGGTAAGATATCGCTATACGGCCTGGACGCAAGTCCGCCAACACGGGCATGTCTGCTCACCCTGAAGGCACTGGATCTGCCCTTCGAATTTGTGTTCGTCAATCTGTTCGAGAAGGAGAACTTTAGCGAGGACTTCTCGAAGAAGAATCCACAGCACACGGTGCCACTGCTGCAGGACGATGATGCCTGCATCTGGGACTCCCATGCCATCATGGCGTATCTGGTGGAAAAGTACGCGCCAAGCGATGAGCTCTATCCCAAGGATCTGCTGCAGCGTGCCAAAGTGGACCAATTGATGCACTTCGAGTCGGGTGTCATCTTCGAGTCTGCCCTAAGGAGACTCACCCGTCCGGTGCTCTTCTTCGGCGAGCCCACCTTGCCCCGCAATCAGGTGGATCACATCCTTCAGGTCTATGATTTCGTAGAGACCTTTCTCGATGATCACGACTTCGTGGCCGGCGATCAGTTGACCATAGCCGATTTCAGCATCGTATCGACCATCACCTCGATTGGTGTTTTCCTGGAGCTGGATCCGGCCAAGTACCCTAAGATTGCCGCCTGGCTGGAGAGGCTTAAGGAGCTGCCCTACTACGAGGAGGCCAATGGCAAAGGAGCTGCCCAGTTCGTGGAGCTCTTGAGGTCCAAAAACTTCACCATAGTTTCGTAA
- the GstE5 gene encoding glutathione S transferase E5 yields the protein MVKLTLYGVNPSPPVRAVKLTLAALQLPYEFVNVNISGQEQLSEEYLKKNPEHTVPTLEDDGNYIWDSHAIIAYLVSKYADSDALYPRDLLQRAVVDQRLHFETGVVFANGIKAITKPLFFNGLNRIPKERYDAIVEIYDFVETFLAGHDYIAGDQLTIADFSLISSITSLVAFVEIDRLKYPRIIEWVRRLEKLPYYEEANAKGARELETILKSTNFTFAT from the coding sequence atggtcaagttaaCTCTATATGGTGTGAATCCCAGTCCACCAGTTCGTGCCGTCAAACTCACTCTGGCTGCCCTCCAGCTGCCCTATGAGTTTGTAAACGTTAATATTTCGGGTCAGGAGCAGCTTTCTGAGGAATATCTAAAAAAGAATCCAGAGCACACGGTGCCAACACTGGAGGATGATGGTAACTACATTTGGGACTCGCATGCCATTATCGCGTATCTGGTGTCCAAATATGCAGATTCGGATGCCCTGTATCCCAGAGATCTGCTCCAGCGAGCTGTGGTGGATCAACGACTGCACTTCGAGACAGGAGTGGTTTTCGCCAATGGCATTAAGGCCATTACCAAGCCGTTATTCTTTAATGGCCTGAACAGGATTCCCAAGGAACGCTACGATGCCATTGTCGAGATCTATGACTTTGTGGAGACCTTCCTCGCTGGACATGATTACATTGCTGGGGATCAGTTGACCATTGCCGATTTTAGCCTGATCTCGTCGATTACCTCGCTGGTGGCGTTCGTGGAGATCGATAGGTTGAAATATCCCAGGATCATCGAATGGGTCAGGCGTTTGGAGAAGCTGCCTTACTACGAGGAGGCCAATGCGAAGGGAGCCCGGGAGTTGGAGACCATTCTAAAGTCCACTAATTTCACCTTTGCAACCTAG
- the GstE6 gene encoding glutathione S transferase E6 yields MVKLTLYGLDPSPPVRAVKLTLAALNLTYEYVNVDIVARAQLSPEYLEKNPQHTVPTLEDDGHYIWDSHAIIAYLVSKYADSDALYPKDPLKRAVVDQRLHFESGVVFANGIRSISKSVLFQGQTKVPKERYDAIIEIYDFVETFLKGQDYIAGNQLTIADFSLVSSVASLEAFVALDTTKYPRIGAWIKKLEQLPYYEEANGKGVRQLVAIFKKTNFTFEA; encoded by the coding sequence ATGGTGAAATTGACTTTATACGGTTTGGACCCCAGTCCCCCAGTTCGCGCTGTTAAGCTTACTTTGGCCGCTCTAAACCTAACCTACGAATATGTAAACGTTGACATTGTGGCTCGTGCCCAACTTTCACCGGAATATCTGGAGAAGAATCCACAGCATACGGTGCCCACCCTGGAGGATGACGGTCACTACATCTGGGATTCGCATGCCATTATTGCCTATTTGGTCTCGAAATATGCCGATTCCGATGCCCTATACCCGAAAGATCCTCTCAAGCGGGCTGTTGTGGATCAGCGGCTGCACTTTGAATCCGGAGTGGTCTTTGCCAATGGCATAAGGAGCATATCGAAGTCAGTGCTCTTCCAGGGACAGACGAAAGTACCCAAGGAGCGATACGATGCCATTATCGAGATCTACGATTTTGTGGAAACTTTTCTCAAGGGACAGGATTACATTGCTGGCAATCAACTGACCATTGCGGATTTCAGTCTCGTTTCATCGGTGGCCTCCCTTGAGGCCTTCGTGGCCTTGGATACGACTAAGTATCCCAGGATCGGTGCTTGGATCAAAAAGCTGGAACAGCTTCCATACTACGAGGAAGCCAATGGCAAGGGCGTCCGCCAGTTGGTGGCCATTTTCAAGAAGACCAATTTCACATTCGAAGCATGA
- the GstE7 gene encoding glutathione S transferase E7, whose amino-acid sequence MPKLILYGLEASPPVRAVKLTLAALEVPYEFVEVNTRAKENFSEEFLKKNPQHTVPTLEDDGHYIWDSHAIIAYLVSKYGKTDSLYPKDLLQRAVVDQRLHFESGVIFANALRSITKPLFAGKQTMIPKERYDAIIEVYDFLEKFLAGNDYVAGNQLTIADFSIISTVSSLEVFVKVDTTKYPRIAAWFKRLQKLPYYEEANGNGARTFESFIREYNFTFASN is encoded by the coding sequence ATGCCCAAATTGATACTGTACGGCTTGGAGGCAAGTCCACCAGTTCGTGCCGTCAAATTGACCTTGGCTGCCCTGGAGGTTCCCTACGAATTCGTGGAGGTAAACACTCGGGCCAAGGAAAACTTCTCTGAGGAGTTTCTGAAGAAGAATCCACAGCACACGGTGCCCACGTTGGAGGACGATGGACATTATATCTGGGACTCACATGCCATTATTGCCTATCTGGTGTCCAAATACGGCAAAACGGACAGTCTCTATCCGAAAGATCTCCTCCAGCGTGCTGTCGTGGATCAGCGATTGCATTTCGAGTCCGGAGTGATCTTCGCTAATGCACTGAGAAGCATTACCAAGCCACTTTTCGCCGGTAAGCAAACGATGATTCCCAAGGAGCGTTACGATGCGATTATTGAGGTCTATGACTTCCTGGAGAAATTCCTTGCTGGAAATGACTACGTCGCCGGCAATCAGCTTACGATTGCCGACTTTAGTATCATATCAACTGTGTCCTCGTTGGAGGTCTTCGTAAAGGTGGACACGACCAAATATCCTCGGATAGCTGCATGGTTCAAGAGACTCCAAAAGCTGCCCTACTACGAGGAGGCCAACGGCAATGGTGCTCGTACATTTGAGTCCTTCATCAGAGAGTATAATTTCACTTTCGCATCGAATTAA
- the GstE8 gene encoding glutathione S transferase E8, isoform B, protein MSKLILYGTEASPPVRAAKLTLAALGIPYEYVKINTLAKETLSPEFLRKNPQHTVPTLEDDGHFIWDSHAISAYLVSKYGQSDTLYPKDLLQRAVVDQRLHFESGVVFVNGLRGITKPLFATGQTTIPKERYDAVIEIYDFVETFLTGHDFIAGDQLTIADFSLITSITALAVFVVIDTVKYANITAWIKRIEELPYYEEACGKGARDLVTLLKKFNFTFST, encoded by the coding sequence ATGTCCAAGCTGATTTTGTACGGGACAGAGGCTAGTCCTCCAGTTCGGGCCGCCAAATTGACCTTGGCCGCCCTTGGCATTCCCTACGAATACGTCAAAATAAACACCCTGGCCAAGGAGACCCTTTCGCCCGAGTTCTTGCGGAAGAATCCCCAGCATACGGTGCCCACTTTAGAGGACGATGGCCATTTCATCTGGGACTCACACGCAATCAGCGCATATCTGGTGTCCAAGTATGGCCAGAGTGATACTCTTTATCCGAAAGATCTCCTCCAACGCGCTGTGGTGGACCAGCGATTGCACTTCGAGTCCGGCGTGGTCTTTGTCAACGGACTGAGAGGCATCACCAAGCCGCTCTTTGCGACCGGTCAGACGACGATTCCCAAGGAGCGTTACGATGCCGTCATAGAGATTTACGACTTTGTAGAGACTTTTCTCACCGGACACGATTTCATTGCCGGTGATCAGTTGACCATCGCGGATTTTAGCCTAATCACATCGATTACCGCACTGGCGGTATTCGTGGTCATCGATACAGTAAAATACGCCAATATAACTGCGTGGATCAAGAGGATTGAGGAACTACCCTATTACGAGGAGGCATGTGGCAAAGGTGCCCGGGATTTGGTGACCCTCCtcaagaaattcaattttaccTTCTCaacttaa
- the GstE9 gene encoding glutathione S transferase E9, whose protein sequence is MGKLVLYGVEASPPVRACKLTLDALGLQYEYRLVNLLAGEHKTKEFSLKNPQHTVPVLEDDGKFIWESHAICAYLVRRYAKSDDLYPKDYFKRALVDQRLHFESGVLFQGCIRNIAIPLFYKNITEVPRSQIDAIYEAYDFLEAFIGNQAYLCGPVITIADYSVVSSVSSLVGLAAIDAKRYPKLNGWLDRMAAQPNYQSLNGNGAQMLIDMFSSKITKIV, encoded by the coding sequence ATGGGAAAATTAGTACTGTACGGCGTAGAGGCTAGTCCGCCGGTGCGAGCATGCAAACTGACCCTCGACGCCCTGGGCCTTCAGTATGAGTATAGGCTGGTGAACCTGCTGGCCGGTGAGCACAAGACGAAGGAGTTCAGCCTGAAGAATCCGCAGCACACGGTACCCGTGCTGGAGGACGATGGCAAGTTCATCTGGGAGAGTCACGCCATTTGCGCTTATCTGGTTAGACGCTATGCCAAGAGTGATGACCTGTATCCCAAGGATTACTTCAAACGCGCACTCGTTGATCAGCGCCTGCACTTTGAGTCGGGTGTGTTATTCCAGGGCTGCATCCGGAACATAGCCATTCCGTTGTTCTACAAGAACATAACTGAGGTGCCGCGTTCCCAGATTGATGCCATCTACGAGGCCTATGACTTTCTGGAAGCGTTCATCGGTAATCAGGCTTACCTCTGCGGACCGGTCATAACCATCGCCGACTACAGTGTAGTTTCCTCGGTCTCCAGCCTAGTGGGATTGGCCGCTATCGATGCCAAGCGCTATCCCAAGTTAAACGGCTGGCTAGACAGAATGGCCGCACAGCCCAATTACCAGTCGCTCAATGGCAATGGGGCACAGATGTTGATCGACATGTTCAGTTCGAAGATCACAAAGATTGTGTAA
- the imd gene encoding immune deficiency, isoform B: protein MSKLRNLLPTIFGGKEAQNPTPVEGRLEKDAAPVDDNEPDNNNSGALALPSTAGTPTASSDLTESVLRELSDPNYNSMDVVHSANIPGTLSNVQTNNTMNVHSAQQQVVMNFSNANNLHFGSVYNFNQNLSACSSRKGSTSTAEESVASPDGKPRASATRKTVSIVAMMQSQEEPDVRLLDVVSTHLGEGWKQVMRDLGMSEGQIDQAIIDHQMHGNIREVIYQLLLQWIRSSADGVATVGRLTTLLWESQHRDCVQRMKLVWKALEKRKTNS from the exons ATGTCAAAGCTCAGGAACCTGTTGCCCACAATCTTTGGCGGGAAGGAGGCACAGAATCCGACACCCGTCGAGGGACGCCTGGAAAAGGACGCAGCTCCCGTGGACGACAACGAACCagataacaacaacagcggagCCCTGGCGCTGCCCTCCACCGCTGGCACGCCCACAGCCTCCTCGGATCTGACCGAATCCGTGCTGCGCGAGCTCAGCGACCCAAACTACAATTCAATGGATGTGGTGCATTCCGCCAATATTCCGGGCACTCTCAGTAACGTCCAGACAAACAACACCATGAACGTACACAGCGCCCAGCAACAGGTGGTCATGAACTTCTCGAATGCCAATAATCTGCACTTCGGCTCCGTCTACAACTTCAACCAAAACTTGAGCGCCTGCAGCTCGCGAAAGGGTAGCACCAGTACCGCAGAGGAGTCGGTCGCCTCTCCAGACGGTAAGCCGCGGGCAAGTGCGACGCGCAAAACGGTCAGCATTGTGGCCATGATGCAGTCACAAGAGGAACCGGATGTGCGCCTGCTCGATGTGGTTTCCACGCACTTGGGCGAGGGCTGGAAGCAGGTGATGCGGGATCTTGGCATGTCGGAAGGACAGATCGACCAGGCCATAATCGATCACCAAATGCATGGCAATATTAGAGAG GTGATATACCAGCTGTTGCTCCAGTGGATTCGAAGCTCGGCGGACGGTGTGGCCACCGTTGGACGACTTACTACACTGCTGTGGGAGTCCCAGCATCGCGACTGCGTGCAGCGCATGAAACTGGTTTGGAAGGCACTGGAGAAGCGCAAGACAAACAGCTAG